AAGACCTTGATTCTTACGGCTTTCGGCATGGAAGTCCTGGGTGCGGTCATGCTGGCCAGGCTGGCGAAATCGGTCTGAGGAGAGCGCATGGACGAAACCTTGATCACCCTCAGCCTGACCGCAGCGGCCGCGGCCGTGCTGGTATTCGGTGGGCTCGCCCTGCGTGCAACGCTCACGCGACATCGCAGCGCACGCAAGCTCGATACGGCGCTGTCCGACATGCGCGCGACGGCGGCCAATCCGGCCGCGCCCGCAGCGTCGCCGGTTGTGCCGCCCGCCGCTAGACCGCGCCCGCATGGCTCGCGTGAAGCCCAGCAGCTCCAGCAGCAGATCGCCAAGGTGGGGCAGCGCTGGATCGACACAGGCCTGGGCCGCCGCATCGTGACTGAGGAAGACCGCAAGCTGCTCGAAGAATGCGGTTACTACGGTGAACACGCCAGAACGGTCTTTGGCGGCACCCGTATCTTGCTGCCCCCGCTGCTTGCCGTATTCGGCGCATTGCACGCGTCATCGGTCCTGTTTGTGTTCGTGTTTGGCTTTGTCGGCTTTGCGCTGGGCTACCTTGCGCCGAAGTGGCTGCTCGGA
Above is a genomic segment from Ralstonia pickettii containing:
- a CDS encoding type II secretion system F family protein; amino-acid sequence: MDETLITLSLTAAAAAVLVFGGLALRATLTRHRSARKLDTALSDMRATAANPAAPAASPVVPPAARPRPHGSREAQQLQQQIAKVGQRWIDTGLGRRIVTEEDRKLLEECGYYGEHARTVFGGTRILLPPLLAVFGALHASSVLFVFVFGFVGFALGYLAPKWLLGRRKESRRRRMDDELPVMVDMLRLLQGVGLSIDQSLQVIANEFHGMLPVLAGEFGRANQQFASGRPREQTLLRIARLFDNEDLKGLITLLTQVDRFGGAVQEPLRQFGGRLQENRRARLKERVGKLTVQMTMIMVMTLLPALLIITAGPGFMGVMRSLQQTGGH